The Pseudomonadota bacterium genome includes a region encoding these proteins:
- a CDS encoding hydrogenase maturation nickel metallochaperone HypA, whose product MHELSLVQSLLQLIDEQAAKHGFSRVNEIYLSCGRLSSIEPESLKFAFKTLSDGTPCAQAKLQLTILPLKV is encoded by the coding sequence GTGCATGAGCTTTCCCTGGTCCAGTCGCTGTTGCAACTTATTGACGAGCAGGCGGCCAAGCACGGTTTTTCGCGCGTCAATGAGATTTATCTCTCCTGCGGTCGCCTCTCTTCGATAGAACCGGAAAGCTTGAAATTCGCCTTTAAAACCCTGTCCGATGGTACCCCCTGCGCCCAGGCCAAGCTGCAGCTGACCATTCTTCCCCTGAAAGTTTT
- a CDS encoding hydrogenase maturation protease, producing the protein MRTTILGLGNTLLGDEGFGVFFLQKLVDKYDFPETVQLVDGGTLGYGLLDTISACERLLVIDIIKSGDRPGSLYRFTRAEMELRLPPPTSAHEVEFLDVLYKAEMMGRLPETVFLCITPEKYGGQMEIGLTPAMYEAFPAMEKIFFQQLSHWQLTVQAKKSA; encoded by the coding sequence ATGCGCACAACTATTCTGGGGCTGGGCAATACCCTGCTCGGTGATGAGGGCTTCGGGGTCTTCTTTCTGCAGAAACTGGTCGATAAATATGATTTTCCCGAAACCGTGCAACTGGTCGACGGGGGAACCCTGGGCTATGGCCTGCTTGATACGATCAGTGCCTGCGAGCGGCTTCTGGTCATAGATATCATCAAAAGTGGAGATCGACCTGGATCCCTCTATCGTTTTACCAGGGCTGAAATGGAACTGCGGTTGCCGCCGCCCACCTCGGCTCATGAAGTTGAATTTTTAGACGTTTTATATAAGGCGGAAATGATGGGGCGTTTGCCGGAAACCGTGTTCCTCTGCATTACCCCGGAAAAATACGGCGGCCAGATGGAAATCGGCCTGACCCCGGCCATGTACGAGGCCTTTCCCGCCATGGAAAAAATCTTTTTCCAGCAATTGAGCCACTGGCAATTAACGGTCCAGGCCAAGAAAAGTGCATGA